In Oncorhynchus mykiss isolate Arlee chromosome 19, USDA_OmykA_1.1, whole genome shotgun sequence, the sequence GGCTAGCAATACTGAGAAGCCAATTCATATTCTACTATGACTACAGTATTCCTACAACATTCCAATAACAAAAACAAGCATGCAGCTAGAGGCGTGAGAATTGGAACGGCAACAAGTTATCTTGTGCAACTCAGCCATTCTACACATACATATCTGTATGCTAGTCAGTGGCTTCATCCGATATCACCGCCTATTGGCCTCCACTCAGCCAGAATGGCCTACGTTGGCCCCGGGGCTTTACACAAGCTAACAGAGCACAGGAaatcagtagagtagagacaatGCCATGGAGATTAGTGATCGGTTAACCCCATCGGAGTGTGAGtagcccccccctctctcacacacacacacacgtcactgtGGCCCTGTCTGTGTGAGGAATGTGCTGTGCTCTTTCCCGAGTTCAATTCCATCCATGTTACAAGCAGTAAATCAGTGgggactccggcagctcctgttCTGCCCTCTCCCTCAGGTAGTGGGTGCAGCCAGCGGGATTTACGCCCATGATTCAGACTCACACAGCAGGAAGGGTTACATCACCAGAGGGCAAACACTCTCTGCCGTTAGGTAGGGAGAAAAACCACAAAACCCCACCTGCTCGTCTTAACCCTCTTCTACACTCACCTGGGTTACTTACAGAGGACACTTTCTCAACCAACAAACCTGACAGGGTCTCTACTGATAAGGATTATAAGACTCAGGTAAGAGACAAGAGTAGCTAGGCTGTTAAATCCAGGATTTAGAGAATTTTCTGGGGAAGTGGCACCAGTTCGCTCTCTCAAGGTTGTTCACAGTGCTTCTCCCACTGCAGTTGAACAAGCCTCATCATGTCAGGAGAAACAGTGTCACAGTCTACAGGTATCAGCCCTAGCCTGGCTTCCTGATAGAGACAGACGTGTGGGTGTGGGATACAGATGCCCTGTGTACACAGCAGTACAGGTAAGAGCTAACAGATCTATCATACATGTTGTTACAAACTCTATCGATCAACCAATCAAAAGTATTCGTTTTAAGAGACTTAACCAACACCTGCTCTTGAGAACATTAGGCATTTCCATTTGGACAGGTGGCCAACTCATTTGAAAAAGTCTCCATCAAACGTGTTCGGCTAAAGGCAGTTTGACGAGAAAGATTATTTAGTAACTGTAAATGGCAAAGCAGTTTTTACTTCTTTCATTTGGACttggaagataagtgtttccttAGCGTGATAATGACCGCTACAATTCTAACACGCCCTCGTCCAACTGACATGTTTGGAAAGGAATGCTGTTGTGTCCACACTCTCCCCATCTCCCGCTGCTACTAAAGTGCCAGTAAAACCTTTATGGGCCAACAAAACATGTTTGCCGTAGTGCCTTACAAATTTACAGAGTGAGTGTTTCAAGTCACGAACACAGATATTATATGGGCAAAGctgttaggagcccgtaaaatcaCAGAGACCACTGAGATTGTCCATTTGACAAGCCAGAGATGAACTGCATTCTGTGTTACTCAATAAAATGACTAAGTTACTGGAACCATACTCAACTAGATTAAAATAAGGAGCATTTTATTTTGCGCTTTGGGCCTAGAGTTTACATGAACTATAATGGACTTTATCTTTTCAGAGCCACACTTTCCTCAGTGTGTTCAGTTGTCTTAGGTAAAAGGTTTTATGCCCTTGCTTTCTAAATGGGTGGTAGCTGTTCAAGGCTCAACATTTACAGCTAACTGAGATTGAAACTGTACAGATTAACTTCTAAATGACCAAAATCGACACCAGTTTGACACCAGTTACAGTATGTGAAAGTCATATTCCAGTTAAATtctacatacattaccatcataACAAATCATGCCAGGTATTGCCACACCTCTCTCAAATAAGAGTTGCGGAATGTGATCTCTTCTGGATCCAGCATGTTTAACAGGAAAGGCTGACTAACTGTCTGTGACCAGTAAACCAGCTCAACAGATCCAAAGTTAAAGAGAAATAAAACAAGATGAATTTGCATACTGTGTCTGAAAGAATCTGGGTTTTGTCTCAACATGTAGCAAATTCCACCCCATTCATAAAATAACGCTTGATTAAAAGTAAGAGTGAAGCCTGTAGTTGTAGTTGCCTgatggctattccatgcaagaaattgccaagaaactgaagatgtcgtacaacgctatgtactactccctttacagttaactggcgctaaccagaatagaagaggagtgggaggccctggtgcacaactgagcaagaggacaagtacattagagtgtttagAGTGtcgcctcaagtcctcaactggcagcttcattaaaatagtatccgcaaaacacccgtctcaacgtcaacagtgaagaatgcgactccaggatgctggccttctaggcagagttcctctgtccagtgtctgtgttcctttgcccatcttaatcttttatttttattggccagtctgagatatggctttttctttgcaactctgcatcccggagtcacctcttcacacAAAACATGTTAAAAGGTTAATAATTCATAAAGGTGGTGTTAGCTGaatgatattatctcatagaacaaaaggtatcagatctcctaagcctgtgctaacctcagaccttattttggACGTTTATCCAAAAACTCTATGAAAAAACCTCCATTAATTTCCACATAGGCTTTGACCAACGAGCCATGGCTAACTCATTTCCGTTTTTTAGAACTACAAGCTGGCGAGTTCTATAAAGGATGTTGGGTCTGCTCTAAAATGTGCATATTTGGTGCACAGATACTGAAAGTCAGAATCAGGCTAAGACATCCCTTTAGTGCATTCAGCAGACCACACCTGCATTTATGGGAATAAACTGGATTTGAAAAGTAAACATTTAAAATCAAACACTTCAAAGCACATGTTGGACTATTTCCCAGGAGCCAAATGTTGAAGAATTGTATTAATACAAAACCAAGCAGAGCAGGTGCGTTCTCTAAATAATAGCTGCTGCCTTTTCACATCAAACTTGACATAATCCAAAGGTTACATCTGTTGTTGGAAAGTAGAGGGAAACAAATAGTGCACATCCTGTATGCTGCAGAATGATGAAAGTAAACCTGGACATTTATATCAGAGATGTATGATATGTTCTTGATGGGAAACCACTTGATCTGACATGAACCTAACCTCAAAGTGAAATCATTTAAATTAATTATTTTGTTTCTTATCTTTTCCAAAACAGAGCTTTTTTCTAAGACGGTAGACTGCATTTAGGCTTAATCTCAGAAGTGAACCAAAGGACATCAACAGGACCAGGTAAGATGCCACTGAAGATGTCTCTGTGCCGTAAGCCAGCCTCGGCCCGCTGGTCTAGGACCCAGAAGCGCAGGGAGGTGCTCTCTGTCAACATGATCAGCCTCCCATTGGCCGACTTCTGCCACGTTGCCCACATCGGGAACAATGCCAGCAGTGACAGCTTCGGGGACCTGTCCTTTCTGAAGGGGGGCCACAGCCTGATACTGCACAGCTCTCAGAGCGAACATAACCTCTTCCTGGCCTGCTACCCTCCACCCAAACCCCCACGACTTAACCTGGGTGAGGCCGAGGCCCTAAAGATCCCAGAGTGGACCAGGGCCCACTTGAGCCACAGCGcctcagagaggaggaaggagtacCGATCCTTGCCCATGCTGGACAGTGAGGAGGGCGAGGGGGCGATCGAGGCCAGTGTTAGCCCCAGCCACGGGGTCATGGTCAGTAGCCACAGTCCTGGCCGGGGCAGTCTGAGCTCTGGCAGGGATGGAGATTCCACTCAGACCTGCCATGAGAACACACTGCAGCTGGATGAGGTGGACAACAGCTTCTCCTTCAGCCTGGACCTGGGCCCCTCCATCCTGGACGATGTGCTGCAGGTCATGGACAGGCTCCACTATTAGAGGAACAGCCAGACAAACATGGGTCCTCAGCAAGAGACTTCACTGACATAATTATATGTGACTGGCATTAGAACACTCTAATCTGTCCTAGGATATGAACAGCTGACATGAAAAAAAACTCTTGACTTAAAGAAACAATGTCAGAACATTTGAAACACCATGGGGATATAATCTCAATCTTTGGATTAGCTGACTGTGGCTGAATTATATAAAATGCAATGGACTCAAAGAGTAATGGATGAGATGTGGACAGAACTGTAACTACAAAGAGATCCTCCTCCATTTCATGTGAGGTAATCTaacccagtggttcccaacctgagGTACgtagtgctttcggaaagtattcagaccccttgactttttccacattttgttacgttacagctttattctaacaTGGATTAAATCATCCCCccccttcaatctacacacaataccccataatgagaaagcaaaaacaggtttttagaaaattctgcaaatgtaaaaataaaccaatatcaaatttacataagtattcagaccctttacttagtactttgttgaagcgcctttggcagtgattacagctgagtcttcttgggtatgacgctacaagcttggcacacatatatttggggagtgtctcccattcttctctgcagatcctctcaagctctgtcaggatgaatgggaagcgtcgttgcacagctatttctggtctctccagagatgttcgatcagagacttgtccataagccactcctgcgttgtcttggctgtgtgcttagggtcattgtcctgttggaaggtgaaccttagccccaatcagaggtcctgagcactctggagcaggttttcatcaaggatcgctctgttcatatttcccttgatccttactagtctcccagtccctgccgctggaaaacatccccacagcatgatgctgccatgaccacgcttcactgtagggatagtgccaggtttcctccagatgtgacgcttggcattcaggccaaagagttcaatcttggtttcatcagaccagagaatcttgtttctcatggtctgagagtctttaggtgacttttggcaaattccaagcgtggtgtcatgtgccttttactgtggccagctctgtcttggtggttccaaacgtcttccatttaagaatgatggaggccactgtgttcttggggaccttcaatgctgcagaatttttgttgtagccttccccagatctgtacctcgacacaatcctgtctctgagctctatggataattccttcaacctcatggcttggtttttgatctgactgcactgtcaactgtgggaccttatatagacaggtgtgtgcctctcCAAATCATGTCGAATCAATTGAATTatagcacaggtggactccagtcaagttgtagaatcatcatggatgatcaatggaaacaggatgcacctgagctcaaattcaagtgtcatagcaaagggcctgaatacttgtGAATAAGATGTGtctttcatttttaataaatttgccccccccccaaagaaatctataaaactgttttcgctttgtcattatggggtattgggagtagattgatgaggacattttttttatttgatccattttagaataagggagtaacgtaacaaaatgtggaaaaagtcaaggggtctgaatactttccgaatgcacggtaTACCCTTCGGGGTACTTGggctatccacagggggtacgtGGGGAAGACTCAAA encodes:
- the LOC110497963 gene encoding cdc42 effector protein 3, whose protein sequence is MPLKMSLCRKPASARWSRTQKRREVLSVNMISLPLADFCHVAHIGNNASSDSFGDLSFLKGGHSLILHSSQSEHNLFLACYPPPKPPRLNLGEAEALKIPEWTRAHLSHSASERRKEYRSLPMLDSEEGEGAIEASVSPSHGVMVSSHSPGRGSLSSGRDGDSTQTCHENTLQLDEVDNSFSFSLDLGPSILDDVLQVMDRLHY